The following coding sequences lie in one Methylotuvimicrobium alcaliphilum 20Z genomic window:
- the minE gene encoding cell division topological specificity factor MinE, which produces MSLLDYFRTTKPSSASLAKERLQILVAHERSSKTQPSYLPQLQKELLEVIRKYVNVEQDAISVNFEQDDDQEILELNIVLPDEHDKVS; this is translated from the coding sequence ATGAGTTTACTGGATTACTTTAGAACTACTAAGCCAAGCTCGGCATCCCTTGCCAAGGAAAGATTGCAAATTTTGGTGGCGCACGAACGCTCCTCAAAAACGCAACCCTCTTATCTCCCACAGTTACAAAAGGAACTTCTTGAAGTGATTCGAAAGTATGTCAACGTCGAGCAAGATGCGATATCGGTTAATTTCGAGCAAGACGACGATCAGGAAATTCTCGAACTCAATATAGTGCTACCCGACGAGCACGACAAGGTTTCTTAA
- the hpf gene encoding ribosome hibernation-promoting factor, HPF/YfiA family, producing the protein MQISVSGHHIEVTESLRTFVESKFEKLERHFDHVTDVHVVLTVEKLNQKAEATVQISGAKLFAEDTQEDMYVAIDKLVDKLDRQIIKHKEKTSSHR; encoded by the coding sequence ATGCAAATCAGTGTATCCGGCCACCACATCGAAGTAACGGAATCGTTAAGAACGTTTGTCGAGTCGAAGTTTGAAAAACTCGAGCGTCATTTTGATCATGTTACCGATGTGCATGTCGTTTTGACGGTCGAAAAACTGAATCAAAAAGCGGAGGCGACAGTTCAAATCAGCGGCGCCAAATTATTCGCCGAGGATACTCAGGAAGATATGTATGTTGCTATCGATAAATTAGTTGATAAATTGGATCGACAAATTATCAAACATAAAGAGAAAACCAGCAGTCATCGCTAG
- the lptB gene encoding LPS export ABC transporter ATP-binding protein yields MTKLSAQGLIKHYNKRNVVNGVSLNVNTGEIVGLLGPNGAGKTTSFYMLVGLVNADAGEIMLDDLSITHYPMHVRAQMGLGYLPQEPSVFRKLSVADNLRAVLQIRADLTKGQVELMIEELLAEFHVEHLRNQIAVGLSGGERRRVEIARALASEPKFILLDEPFAGVDPISVEDIKQIIIHLKDRGIGVVITEHNVRETLGICDRAYILNEGKVIAEGDAEAIVHNQEVRKVYLGENFSL; encoded by the coding sequence ATGACGAAACTGTCGGCTCAAGGATTGATTAAACACTACAATAAACGTAATGTCGTCAACGGTGTTTCGTTGAATGTTAATACCGGGGAAATTGTGGGGTTGTTGGGACCTAACGGTGCAGGTAAAACCACGAGCTTTTATATGCTGGTCGGTCTGGTTAATGCCGATGCCGGCGAGATAATGCTTGACGATCTTTCGATCACGCATTATCCGATGCATGTTCGTGCGCAAATGGGGCTTGGTTATTTGCCTCAGGAGCCTTCGGTATTCCGAAAGTTGAGCGTTGCCGATAATTTGCGTGCGGTGCTGCAAATTCGCGCCGATTTGACCAAAGGGCAGGTCGAGTTGATGATCGAGGAGTTGCTGGCGGAGTTTCATGTCGAGCATCTACGTAATCAAATTGCCGTCGGCTTGTCGGGCGGTGAGCGTCGGCGCGTCGAAATTGCCAGGGCTTTGGCCAGCGAGCCGAAATTTATCTTACTGGACGAGCCGTTTGCCGGCGTCGATCCGATATCGGTGGAGGATATCAAGCAGATTATCATTCATCTAAAGGATAGAGGAATTGGTGTTGTCATTACTGAGCATAATGTCAGGGAAACTCTAGGGATTTGCGACCGTGCTTATATTCTTAACGAAGGTAAAGTTATTGCCGAAGGCGATGCGGAAGCTATAGTTCATAATCAAGAAGTAAGGAAGGTTTATTTGGGTGAGAACTTCAGTCTTTAG
- the lptC gene encoding LPS export ABC transporter periplasmic protein LptC translates to MPESNLRLYIYGVLLAIVSWWLLQLTAVDEEVIALEKSPHTVDYFSTGYAKWEMDVTGRLKSKLVADTLTHYNVDGTTHLQKPVMTIMNPDVPPWVIQSETGIVSSDKKLILMNGKAVVAREAGPRSRAMKINSSNLRVQPEINYAETDEWAELLSPPNRTEGIGMKLYYSTPIRIELFSKVRGKYEK, encoded by the coding sequence ATGCCAGAAAGCAATCTTCGACTCTATATTTATGGTGTATTGCTGGCGATTGTAAGTTGGTGGTTGTTACAGTTGACGGCAGTTGATGAAGAAGTCATAGCGCTCGAGAAATCTCCTCATACCGTCGATTATTTTAGTACCGGCTATGCTAAATGGGAGATGGATGTTACAGGCCGGCTCAAGAGCAAATTGGTTGCCGATACCTTGACGCACTATAATGTTGACGGAACCACGCACCTGCAGAAGCCGGTTATGACTATTATGAATCCGGACGTCCCGCCTTGGGTGATCCAGTCGGAAACCGGAATTGTTTCGAGCGATAAGAAACTTATTCTGATGAATGGAAAAGCTGTCGTTGCTAGAGAGGCTGGCCCCAGATCCAGAGCGATGAAAATAAATAGTTCGAACTTACGCGTTCAGCCGGAGATTAATTACGCGGAAACCGATGAATGGGCTGAGTTGCTTAGTCCTCCGAACAGGACGGAAGGTATAGGGATGAAACTCTATTACAGCACGCCTATCCGGATAGAGTTGTTCTCCAAGGTTAGAGGAAAATATGAGAAATAA
- a CDS encoding inorganic phosphate transporter codes for MDLNDLNQINKASSSARKDLIRLSLGLAFILLVVLYLISKEHVEGHLMLVIAAVFGSYMALNIGANDVANNVGPAVGSKALTMTGAIAIAAIFEASGTLIAGGDVVTTIKDGIINPQLIRDSDTFIWLMMAALLAAAIWLNVATSLNAPVSTTHSIVGGVLGAGIAAGGFEIANWPIMGKIAASWIISPVLGGLFSAVFLYVVKRKITYQPNMLIAAQKVVPVLIALMTWAFSTYLIMKGLKQIIKVDFPIAASISLIFAIVIFLIVKPRIVKASIHLEPSKASVNNLFTLPLIFSAALLSFAHGANDVANAVGPLAAINDAIFQHGVSDKASIPLWIMILGATGLAIGLALYGPKLIRTVGSEITELDKMRAFCIAMSAAITVIFASQMGLPISSTHTAVGAVFGVGFLREYLKHSNAKRMEEIRAHHEHNDPEKIAEFLNAFKKASIAKKGKMLKELKRQAKLQSDTSLLTKKERKSLKKVYRQELVKRSHLYKIAAAWLVTVPLSGILGGLLFFTIRGIMLP; via the coding sequence ATGGATCTTAACGACCTCAATCAAATCAACAAAGCCAGTTCGTCGGCTCGCAAAGACTTGATCCGCCTTAGCCTAGGGCTTGCATTTATACTTTTGGTTGTTCTTTATTTAATTAGTAAAGAACACGTCGAAGGACACTTAATGCTGGTTATCGCCGCTGTTTTCGGAAGTTACATGGCATTGAACATCGGCGCTAACGATGTGGCCAATAATGTCGGCCCTGCAGTCGGATCGAAAGCGCTGACGATGACCGGCGCCATTGCCATTGCCGCTATTTTCGAGGCTTCCGGCACGCTAATAGCCGGCGGAGACGTAGTTACGACCATCAAGGACGGCATCATCAACCCTCAACTGATTCGCGACTCCGATACTTTTATCTGGCTGATGATGGCGGCACTACTGGCTGCAGCGATTTGGTTGAATGTGGCGACCTCGCTCAATGCACCGGTTTCGACAACTCACTCTATCGTCGGAGGCGTTTTAGGCGCAGGAATCGCCGCTGGCGGATTTGAAATCGCTAATTGGCCGATCATGGGAAAAATCGCAGCCAGCTGGATCATTTCGCCGGTTTTGGGAGGTCTGTTCTCAGCCGTTTTTTTATATGTGGTCAAGCGAAAAATCACTTATCAACCGAATATGCTGATAGCGGCACAAAAGGTCGTCCCGGTATTGATCGCGTTGATGACTTGGGCGTTTTCAACCTATTTGATCATGAAAGGCCTAAAACAAATCATTAAAGTCGATTTCCCGATCGCCGCCTCGATCAGCCTCATTTTCGCCATTGTCATTTTTCTTATCGTCAAACCTCGCATTGTTAAGGCATCTATTCATCTTGAGCCTAGCAAGGCCAGTGTTAATAATTTATTCACTTTACCCTTAATCTTTTCCGCCGCCTTGTTGAGTTTCGCCCACGGGGCCAATGATGTCGCCAACGCGGTCGGCCCTCTCGCCGCCATAAACGATGCGATTTTTCAGCACGGCGTCAGCGATAAAGCATCTATTCCGCTTTGGATTATGATACTTGGCGCCACCGGCTTAGCGATAGGGCTTGCCTTATACGGCCCTAAATTAATTAGAACCGTAGGAAGCGAAATTACCGAGCTCGATAAAATGCGCGCATTTTGCATAGCAATGTCGGCTGCCATTACCGTAATATTCGCCAGTCAAATGGGGCTCCCCATCAGTTCCACCCATACTGCAGTTGGCGCGGTATTCGGCGTCGGCTTTTTAAGGGAATATTTAAAACACAGCAATGCCAAAAGAATGGAAGAAATCCGCGCTCACCACGAGCATAACGACCCTGAAAAAATCGCCGAATTTTTGAATGCCTTTAAAAAAGCATCCATCGCCAAAAAAGGGAAAATGCTTAAGGAGCTAAAACGACAAGCCAAACTACAAAGCGACACCAGCCTACTCACTAAAAAAGAACGCAAATCGCTGAAAAAAGTCTATCGCCAAGAGCTTGTCAAACGCTCTCATCTCTACAAAATCGCCGCTGCATGGCTAGTTACCGTTCCTCTATCGGGAATACTCGGCGGTTTATTGTTTTTTACGATCAGAGGGATCATGCTTCCTTAA
- the rapZ gene encoding RNase adapter RapZ: MKLLIVSGLSGSGKSIALTTLEDCGFYCIDNLPVTLLEDFINDVMLADRKTYEKTAIGIDARNQSDSLLNFASIIKLIRSKGIECEVMFMQAEEAVLLKRYSETRRRHPLTDYNLPLKEALVIEKEILKPIARLADFVIDTSRTHYHQLRDLIRDQVGERNARHISIQFQSFGFKHGVPLDADFIFDVRCLPNPYWVPELRGLTGKDRAIIEFLDREPNVIEYFQDVSAFLERWIPRFEEEGRSYLTIAIGCTGGQHRSVYLADLLAKQYKSQALNIIIRHRELH, encoded by the coding sequence ATGAAATTGCTTATCGTCAGCGGGCTTTCCGGGTCCGGTAAAAGTATTGCGTTAACCACGCTGGAGGATTGCGGGTTTTATTGTATCGATAACTTGCCGGTGACCTTGCTCGAGGACTTTATCAATGATGTCATGTTGGCCGATCGGAAAACCTATGAAAAAACGGCGATCGGCATCGATGCTCGTAATCAAAGCGATAGTTTGTTGAATTTTGCCAGCATCATTAAACTAATTCGATCGAAGGGGATCGAATGCGAGGTGATGTTCATGCAGGCCGAAGAGGCGGTGTTGTTAAAGCGTTACAGCGAGACTCGGCGTCGGCATCCTTTGACCGACTATAATCTGCCGCTTAAAGAAGCGCTGGTTATCGAAAAAGAAATTCTCAAGCCGATAGCGCGGCTCGCGGATTTTGTGATCGATACCAGTCGTACGCATTATCATCAGTTGCGCGATCTAATCAGGGATCAGGTTGGTGAACGCAATGCTCGACATATTTCCATTCAATTTCAGTCTTTCGGTTTCAAGCATGGAGTTCCGCTTGATGCCGATTTTATTTTCGATGTTAGATGTCTGCCTAATCCTTATTGGGTGCCGGAATTGAGGGGGCTGACCGGTAAGGATCGAGCAATAATCGAGTTTCTTGATCGAGAACCTAATGTGATTGAATATTTTCAAGACGTTAGCGCTTTTCTCGAGCGTTGGATTCCTCGCTTCGAAGAAGAGGGGCGTAGTTATCTCACTATCGCTATTGGATGTACCGGAGGGCAGCATCGCTCGGTATATTTGGCCGATTTATTGGCCAAACAATACAAATCTCAAGCGCTTAATATCATTATTCGGCATAGGGAATTGCATTAA
- the minD gene encoding septum site-determining protein MinD produces MARIIVVTSGKGGVGKTTTSAAIAMGLAKKGHKTAVIDFDVGLRNLDLVMGCERRVVYDLVNVINGEAALNQALIRDKRCNQLYILPASQTRDKEALTIEGVGKVLEELAKEFKYVVCDSPAGIEKGATLAMYFADDAFVVTNPEVSSVRDSDRMLGILASKSKRAENNEEPIKEYLLLTRYSPDRVKLGEMLSVEDVQEILSLHLLGVIPESKSVLNASNSGIPVILDEKSDAGQAYDDVVARYLGEDRPHRFIDEEKKGLFGKLFRSK; encoded by the coding sequence TTGGCTAGAATCATCGTCGTAACATCCGGAAAAGGCGGAGTTGGAAAGACAACAACCAGTGCAGCCATCGCTATGGGACTCGCTAAAAAAGGACATAAAACTGCGGTTATCGATTTCGACGTAGGCTTAAGAAACCTTGACTTAGTGATGGGCTGCGAGCGCCGCGTAGTCTATGATTTAGTTAATGTCATCAATGGCGAAGCCGCACTTAATCAGGCATTGATTCGCGACAAGCGCTGCAATCAACTGTATATTTTGCCGGCCTCACAAACCCGCGATAAGGAAGCATTAACTATAGAAGGCGTCGGCAAGGTTCTCGAAGAACTCGCTAAGGAATTCAAATATGTCGTTTGCGACTCGCCAGCCGGCATCGAAAAAGGCGCCACTCTTGCGATGTATTTCGCCGATGATGCCTTCGTCGTAACGAACCCGGAAGTTTCATCGGTCCGCGACTCGGACCGCATGCTCGGCATTTTGGCCAGCAAATCGAAACGAGCCGAAAACAACGAAGAGCCGATTAAAGAATATTTATTACTGACACGCTATTCTCCCGATCGCGTAAAATTAGGCGAAATGCTCAGTGTCGAAGACGTACAAGAAATCCTGTCCCTGCATCTGTTAGGCGTCATACCGGAATCCAAATCGGTACTAAACGCATCGAACTCGGGCATTCCTGTCATTTTGGACGAAAAAAGCGATGCCGGCCAAGCCTATGACGATGTAGTTGCCCGTTATTTAGGCGAAGACAGGCCGCACCGCTTTATCGATGAAGAGAAAAAGGGCCTTTTTGGAAAGCTGTTCAGGAGTAAATAA
- the kdsC gene encoding 3-deoxy-manno-octulosonate-8-phosphatase KdsC, which translates to MQKILAKAARLKLLILDVDGVLTDGRLFFDNQGVEYKCFHARDGHGIKLLRQTGVEVAVISGRKSNSVALRMQSLGVQHVYQGHENKIAAFEEVIRTLAIDPGQAAHVGDDLLDLPIMSRVGLAIAVEDANFAVKQRAHWCTTLPGGQGAVREVCDLIMQAQGTFAAVLEEYLS; encoded by the coding sequence ATGCAAAAAATATTGGCCAAAGCCGCCCGGCTGAAATTACTGATTCTCGATGTCGACGGCGTACTGACCGATGGCCGCTTGTTTTTCGATAACCAAGGCGTTGAATATAAATGTTTTCATGCCCGCGATGGTCATGGGATTAAACTGTTGCGCCAAACCGGTGTCGAAGTGGCCGTGATTTCCGGGCGTAAATCGAACTCGGTAGCTTTGCGCATGCAAAGTCTCGGCGTCCAGCACGTTTATCAAGGGCATGAGAATAAGATTGCCGCCTTTGAGGAGGTTATCCGAACGTTGGCTATTGACCCCGGTCAAGCGGCGCATGTCGGTGATGACTTGTTGGATTTGCCGATCATGTCGCGGGTTGGTTTGGCGATTGCAGTCGAGGACGCGAATTTTGCCGTCAAGCAACGCGCGCACTGGTGTACGACTCTGCCGGGCGGTCAAGGCGCGGTCAGAGAGGTGTGCGATTTGATTATGCAGGCGCAGGGGACTTTTGCTGCCGTTCTTGAAGAGTATTTGTCTTAA
- the minC gene encoding septum site-determining protein MinC: MSTEPQHTPYQKPALEFKSSTFSVPVLIPYTHDLTVIEHQLQQKINQAPEFFRHSPILIDLQELNKQSLSLNVAECIELLRELALLPIGIRGGLHEQNEAALTLNIPKISAQQNISHQDTAQKLEKIIPEPEPEPETSEQPTTRIVTHPVRSGQRIYAHGDLIVLSQVSAGSEIMAEGNIHVYGTLRGRALAGIQGNTEARIFCTDLQAELISIAGNYKISEDLDESVRNKPVQIYLNDLALIIQDL, from the coding sequence ATGTCGACTGAGCCTCAGCACACACCTTATCAAAAACCTGCTTTGGAGTTTAAGAGCAGTACATTCTCAGTGCCTGTCCTAATTCCTTATACACATGACCTGACTGTTATCGAGCATCAGCTACAACAAAAAATCAATCAAGCGCCTGAGTTTTTTAGACACTCCCCGATACTCATCGACCTACAGGAACTGAATAAGCAATCGCTTAGCCTGAACGTAGCCGAATGCATTGAATTATTAAGGGAACTAGCCCTTCTTCCGATAGGTATCCGCGGCGGCCTACATGAGCAGAATGAAGCCGCGTTGACATTAAATATTCCAAAAATTTCAGCCCAGCAAAACATTAGCCATCAAGATACCGCTCAAAAACTCGAAAAAATAATACCTGAACCGGAACCCGAACCAGAAACATCGGAGCAACCCACTACCCGGATTGTTACGCACCCGGTCCGCTCCGGCCAACGAATCTACGCGCACGGCGACTTGATCGTGCTGTCCCAAGTCAGCGCAGGCTCCGAGATCATGGCCGAAGGTAATATTCATGTTTATGGAACTTTACGAGGAAGAGCATTGGCGGGCATTCAAGGCAACACCGAGGCCAGAATTTTTTGCACTGATTTACAAGCCGAACTCATTTCCATTGCCGGTAATTATAAAATAAGCGAGGATTTGGATGAGTCGGTACGCAACAAACCGGTCCAAATCTATCTCAATGATTTGGCATTAATCATTCAGGATTTATAA
- a CDS encoding KpsF/GutQ family sugar-phosphate isomerase, translating to MMIHEPELRKLALAVIQVEGDAVTALAERIDDDFILACRLMFNCKGRVVVTGMGKSGHIAGKIAATLASTGTPAFFVHPGEASHGDLGMITSQDVVLALSNSGETGEVITILPIIKRIGVPLIAMTGNRESTLAKFATAHIDVSVRQEACPLGLAPTSSTTAALVMGDALAVSLLEARGFTRDDFALSHPGGSLGRRLLLMVSDIMHTGDEIPIVPETALITEALLEMTEKKMGMTVIVDRFGKSAGIFTDGDLRRFLEKSHDVHGTRIGDAMTRNFTAIDADILAAEAMQIMQQKKINALIVNDESHKPVGALSMHDLIHAGIV from the coding sequence ATGATGATTCACGAACCCGAATTGCGAAAACTGGCCTTGGCGGTTATTCAAGTCGAGGGCGATGCTGTTACGGCTTTGGCGGAACGGATCGATGACGATTTTATTTTGGCTTGCCGTTTAATGTTTAATTGTAAAGGACGAGTCGTTGTGACCGGAATGGGTAAATCCGGTCATATTGCCGGTAAAATTGCCGCCACTTTGGCGAGTACCGGGACGCCGGCTTTTTTTGTGCATCCCGGTGAGGCAAGTCATGGCGACCTAGGTATGATAACTTCTCAGGATGTAGTCTTGGCTCTCTCGAACTCGGGCGAAACCGGCGAAGTCATTACCATTTTGCCGATCATCAAACGCATCGGTGTGCCTTTGATAGCGATGACCGGCAATCGCGAATCTACATTGGCGAAATTCGCCACGGCGCATATCGATGTTAGCGTTCGTCAAGAGGCCTGTCCTTTAGGGTTGGCACCGACTTCCAGTACGACCGCGGCGTTGGTGATGGGGGATGCTCTCGCGGTTTCGCTGTTGGAGGCAAGAGGATTTACCCGAGATGATTTTGCATTGTCGCATCCAGGGGGGAGTTTAGGGCGGCGTTTGTTGTTGATGGTCAGCGATATTATGCATACCGGCGATGAAATTCCGATTGTTCCGGAAACGGCTCTGATTACCGAGGCCTTGTTGGAAATGACCGAGAAAAAAATGGGCATGACCGTGATTGTCGATCGCTTCGGCAAGAGTGCCGGCATCTTTACCGACGGCGATTTGAGACGGTTCTTGGAAAAAAGTCACGATGTGCATGGAACACGTATCGGTGACGCGATGACTCGAAACTTTACCGCGATCGACGCCGATATTCTAGCTGCCGAAGCAATGCAGATTATGCAACAAAAAAAAATCAATGCCTTGATCGTTAACGATGAGTCTCACAAGCCGGTCGGTGCATTGAGCATGCATGACTTGATCCATGCCGGAATTGTCTAA
- a CDS encoding winged helix-turn-helix domain-containing protein has protein sequence MTDTIGQSAGKIWQFLNDNGATSVSKISTETGLNKNDVQRALGWLAREDKISIELKNGRTESISLIE, from the coding sequence ATGACTGATACGATCGGACAATCCGCTGGGAAAATCTGGCAATTCTTGAATGATAACGGCGCGACCAGCGTCAGCAAAATCTCGACCGAAACCGGGCTGAATAAGAATGATGTTCAGCGCGCGCTCGGCTGGCTTGCCAGAGAGGATAAAATCAGCATAGAACTCAAAAACGGGCGCACCGAAAGCATTTCACTGATTGAATAA
- the lptA gene encoding lipopolysaccharide transport periplasmic protein LptA — translation MRNNHKKTCYGIIFSILIAYSSPGLALKSDADQPIYIDSNAATYDDNAGVSIYTGNVISTQGSLKVWSDKLVVYFKDGDVDKLVATGKPARFQQTPDSGGDITGKALTGEYYPKQNLLILIKEAVVWQEGNTYASDIIRYDSRNSIVKAGDQESDAKRVRVILKPKTEK, via the coding sequence ATGAGAAATAACCATAAAAAAACCTGTTACGGGATTATTTTTTCGATTTTAATCGCTTATAGTTCGCCCGGTTTGGCGTTGAAAAGCGATGCCGATCAGCCGATTTATATCGACTCGAACGCGGCAACTTACGACGATAATGCCGGGGTCAGTATTTACACCGGGAATGTTATTTCGACCCAGGGCAGCCTTAAGGTTTGGTCTGATAAATTGGTTGTGTATTTTAAAGACGGCGATGTCGATAAGTTGGTTGCGACCGGAAAACCGGCACGTTTTCAGCAAACCCCGGATAGCGGCGGCGATATCACCGGTAAGGCGTTGACCGGCGAATATTATCCCAAGCAGAATTTATTGATATTGATCAAGGAGGCGGTGGTTTGGCAAGAAGGCAATACCTATGCAAGCGACATTATTCGTTACGACAGTCGAAACTCGATTGTCAAAGCGGGCGATCAGGAATCCGATGCCAAGCGGGTTCGCGTTATATTAAAACCTAAAACGGAAAAATGA
- a CDS encoding RNA polymerase factor sigma-54, whose product MKQSLQLRLGQQLTMTPQLQQAIKLLQLSTLDLQQEIQNALESNMMLEVADEEATGAVDRESLDRKTDYSDQATSEGSQTDIPDDLPIDTSWEDVFDSAQATISGVGESMEFESQRSKSETLLDHLLWQLDVAHFSERDHEIAETIIDSINEDGYLVSSLEEIFHGLLEQMDDLEFDEVEAVLHQVQNFDPPGVAARDLSDCLLLQLQQLSDGIPYKKEAIELVGRYLGLLASQDQAKLMRKLGLTESQLNRVIALIRTLDPKPGTRIENSDSEYVIPDVYVVKVNGQWQVELNPDIAPKLRINPFYSSMIKRADSSKDNSCMKDHLQEARWFIKSLHSRNETLLRVARCIVGKQQDFLEHGSISMKPMVLRDVAEELQLHESTISRVTTQKYMHTPNGIVEFKYFFSSHVSTAAGGECSSTAIRALIKELVENENQTKPLSDSKIAELLKEKGINVARRTIAKYREAMNIASSSQRKRLL is encoded by the coding sequence ATGAAACAGTCACTTCAACTTCGTCTTGGTCAACAGCTTACGATGACCCCGCAGTTGCAGCAAGCGATAAAGCTGCTGCAATTGTCGACGCTCGATTTGCAGCAAGAAATCCAAAACGCACTGGAATCGAATATGATGTTGGAAGTCGCCGATGAGGAGGCTACAGGCGCTGTCGATCGCGAGTCCCTGGACAGAAAGACCGATTATTCCGATCAGGCAACGAGTGAAGGTTCGCAAACCGACATACCCGACGATTTGCCTATCGATACATCGTGGGAAGATGTCTTTGACAGTGCTCAGGCTACTATTAGCGGGGTGGGCGAATCGATGGAGTTCGAAAGCCAACGCAGTAAGTCGGAAACGTTATTGGATCATTTGTTGTGGCAATTGGACGTGGCGCACTTTTCCGAACGAGATCATGAGATTGCTGAGACGATCATAGATTCGATCAATGAAGACGGTTACTTAGTCAGCTCATTGGAAGAGATTTTTCACGGATTGTTGGAGCAAATGGACGATCTCGAGTTTGATGAAGTTGAGGCGGTGTTGCATCAAGTGCAAAATTTCGATCCTCCCGGTGTGGCCGCCAGGGATTTGAGCGATTGCCTCTTGCTACAATTACAGCAATTATCCGATGGTATCCCTTATAAGAAAGAGGCGATAGAGCTGGTAGGTCGCTATTTAGGTTTGTTGGCGTCTCAAGATCAGGCAAAATTGATGCGCAAGTTGGGGTTGACCGAGTCTCAACTGAATAGAGTGATTGCGTTAATCAGGACATTGGATCCAAAACCAGGGACGAGAATTGAAAATAGCGACTCCGAATATGTGATTCCCGATGTTTATGTGGTCAAAGTAAATGGTCAGTGGCAAGTCGAACTCAATCCCGATATTGCGCCGAAGCTCAGAATCAATCCGTTTTATTCAAGTATGATCAAGCGCGCGGATAGTAGCAAGGATAATTCCTGCATGAAAGATCACCTGCAGGAAGCGCGTTGGTTTATCAAGAGTTTGCATAGTCGAAACGAAACCTTGTTGCGGGTGGCGCGCTGTATTGTCGGAAAACAGCAGGATTTTTTGGAGCACGGTTCCATTTCGATGAAACCGATGGTCCTTCGCGATGTCGCAGAAGAGTTGCAGTTGCATGAGTCGACGATATCGCGCGTGACCACGCAAAAATACATGCATACGCCGAACGGCATTGTCGAATTTAAATATTTTTTCTCCAGTCATGTATCGACTGCGGCGGGCGGCGAGTGCTCTTCTACGGCTATTCGGGCGCTCATTAAAGAGTTGGTCGAGAACGAAAATCAAACAAAACCGCTCAGTGATAGTAAAATAGCCGAATTGTTAAAAGAAAAAGGCATTAATGTCGCAAGAAGAACGATTGCCAAATATCGTGAGGCAATGAATATTGCTTCATCCAGTCAACGTAAGCGTCTTTTATAA